A single region of the Streptomyces sp. NBC_00236 genome encodes:
- a CDS encoding RNB domain-containing ribonuclease has product MTGAADTPLRAALRALRTELGVPDGFPADVLDEAADAARHPVVSGHEDATDLPFLTIDPPTSTDLDQAMHLERRPHGYRVHYAIADVAAFVRPGGALDTEAHHRVTTLYFPDGKVPLHPESLSEGAASLLPGETRPAVLWEIDLDAEGRTETTRVRRALVRSRAKLDYAGVQRQIDAGTAEESLALLKDIGTLREEQEIARGGISLDVPEQEIVERDGGYGLDYRAPLPADGWNAQISLLTGMAAARLMQESGTGILRTLPVAPDGAVARLRRSAEALRIDWPHHVPYAQVVRSLDPRKTNHAAFLQDCTTLLRGAGYTVFDHGELPTPAVHAAVADLYTHCTAPLRRLVDRYASELCVAAAADRDPPEWVLTALPALPKEMADGTRRANTVERECVDLVEAALLKDRVGTVFDAYVVDVKEQEPTTGTIHIDDPAIVARIEGGTAGLPLGERLRVRLTQADPGSSKVLFAPA; this is encoded by the coding sequence ATGACCGGCGCAGCCGACACCCCGCTGCGGGCGGCCCTGCGCGCTCTGCGCACCGAACTCGGAGTCCCCGACGGCTTCCCGGCCGATGTGCTCGACGAAGCGGCCGACGCGGCGCGCCACCCGGTGGTCTCCGGGCACGAGGACGCCACGGATCTGCCGTTCCTCACCATCGACCCGCCCACTTCCACGGACCTCGACCAGGCCATGCACCTGGAACGCCGGCCCCACGGCTACCGCGTGCACTACGCCATCGCCGATGTCGCCGCGTTCGTCCGGCCCGGCGGCGCGCTCGACACCGAGGCCCACCACCGGGTGACCACGCTGTACTTCCCCGACGGCAAGGTGCCGCTCCACCCCGAATCGCTCTCCGAGGGCGCAGCCAGCCTGCTGCCCGGCGAGACCCGCCCCGCCGTGCTCTGGGAGATCGACCTCGACGCCGAGGGCCGCACCGAGACCACCCGGGTACGCCGGGCCCTCGTACGCAGCCGCGCCAAACTCGACTACGCGGGCGTGCAGCGGCAGATCGACGCCGGCACCGCCGAGGAGTCCCTCGCCCTGCTCAAGGACATCGGTACGCTGCGCGAGGAGCAGGAGATCGCCCGCGGCGGCATCTCCCTCGACGTGCCCGAACAGGAGATCGTCGAGCGCGACGGCGGCTACGGCCTCGACTACCGCGCCCCGCTCCCCGCCGACGGCTGGAACGCCCAGATCTCCCTGCTCACCGGCATGGCGGCGGCCCGCCTGATGCAGGAATCCGGTACCGGCATCCTGCGTACGCTCCCGGTCGCCCCCGACGGCGCGGTGGCCCGCCTGCGCCGCTCGGCCGAGGCCCTGCGCATCGACTGGCCGCACCACGTCCCGTACGCGCAGGTCGTCCGCTCACTCGACCCGAGGAAGACGAACCACGCCGCCTTCCTCCAGGACTGCACCACGTTGCTGCGCGGCGCCGGCTACACCGTCTTCGACCACGGCGAACTGCCCACCCCTGCCGTGCACGCCGCCGTCGCCGACCTCTACACCCACTGCACCGCGCCGCTGCGCCGGCTCGTCGACCGGTACGCCTCCGAACTCTGCGTCGCGGCGGCCGCCGACCGTGATCCGCCCGAGTGGGTCCTGACCGCACTCCCCGCCCTGCCCAAGGAGATGGCGGACGGGACGCGGCGCGCCAACACGGTGGAGCGCGAGTGCGTCGACCTCGTCGAGGCGGCGCTGCTCAAGGACCGGGTCGGTACGGTCTTCGACGCGTACGTGGTGGATGTGAAGGAGCAGGAGCCGACCACCGGCACCATCCACATCGACGACCCCGCGATCGTCGCCCGCATCGAGGGCGGCACCGCCGGACTCCCGTTGGGGGAGCGGCTGCGGGTACGGCTCACCCAGGCAGATCCGGGATCGTCGAAGGTGCTGTTCGCGCCCGCGTGA
- the yaaA gene encoding peroxide stress protein YaaA, translated as MLVLLPPSEGKAASGRGAPLKPESLSLPGLAGARAAVLDGLVELCAADEEKARVVLGLSEGLRGEVAKNLELRTAGARPAGELYTGVLYDALDLASLDAAARRRAGKSLLVFSGLWGAVRVGDRIPPYRCAMGVKLPGLGALGAFWREPMAEVMPEAAGEGLVLDLRSSAYTAAWKPKGAVAERTASVRVLHSQLVDGVEKRSVVSHFNKATKGRMVRDLLQAGARPKGPAELVSVLRDLGYVVEAEAPARSGRTWELDVVVTEIH; from the coding sequence GTGCTCGTGCTGTTGCCGCCCTCCGAAGGAAAGGCCGCCTCGGGGCGCGGAGCACCCCTGAAGCCCGAGTCGCTCTCGCTGCCGGGTCTGGCCGGGGCGCGGGCCGCCGTGCTGGACGGGCTGGTGGAGCTGTGCGCGGCGGACGAGGAGAAGGCCCGCGTGGTGCTGGGGCTCAGCGAGGGGCTGCGGGGCGAGGTCGCGAAGAACCTCGAACTGCGGACCGCGGGTGCGCGTCCGGCCGGCGAGCTCTACACGGGGGTGCTGTACGACGCGCTGGACCTGGCGTCCCTGGACGCGGCGGCCCGCCGCCGGGCCGGGAAGTCACTGTTGGTGTTCTCCGGGCTGTGGGGTGCGGTGCGGGTGGGCGACCGGATCCCGCCGTACCGCTGCGCGATGGGGGTGAAGCTGCCGGGGCTGGGGGCGCTCGGGGCGTTCTGGCGCGAGCCGATGGCGGAGGTCATGCCGGAGGCGGCCGGGGAGGGTCTGGTGCTGGACCTGCGGTCGTCCGCCTACACCGCGGCGTGGAAGCCGAAGGGCGCGGTGGCGGAGCGCACCGCGAGCGTGCGGGTGCTGCACTCCCAGCTGGTGGACGGGGTGGAGAAGCGGTCGGTGGTCAGCCACTTCAACAAGGCGACGAAGGGGCGGATGGTCCGCGACCTGCTGCAGGCGGGTGCCCGGCCGAAGGGTCCGGCGGAGCTGGTGTCGGTCCTGCGGGACCTGGGTTACGTGGTGGAGGCCGAGGCACCCGCACGCTCCGGGCGGACGTGGGAGCTCGATGTGGTGGTGACGGAGATCCACTGA
- a CDS encoding bifunctional 4-hydroxy-2-oxoglutarate aldolase/2-dehydro-3-deoxy-phosphogluconate aldolase, which yields MTSSVLDLAPVMPVVVLEDAADAVPLARALVAGGLPAIEVTLRTAAALDAIRAIAAEVPDAVVGAGTVISAQNVSDTMAAGARFLVSPGWTDTLLDAMKASGLPFLPGVSTTSEVVALLERGVTDMKFFPAEAAGGTAYLKALSAPLPQARFCPTGGISLTSAPSYLALPNVGCVGGSWMVPGDAVAARDWSRVERLAAEASALRG from the coding sequence ATGACCTCCTCCGTACTGGACCTTGCCCCCGTCATGCCCGTCGTCGTGCTGGAGGACGCCGCCGACGCGGTGCCGCTCGCCCGGGCCCTGGTCGCGGGCGGGCTTCCGGCCATCGAGGTGACGCTGCGGACCGCCGCCGCCCTGGACGCCATCAGGGCGATCGCGGCGGAGGTTCCGGACGCGGTGGTCGGCGCCGGCACGGTGATCTCGGCGCAGAACGTCTCGGACACCATGGCCGCGGGCGCCCGGTTCCTGGTGAGCCCCGGCTGGACGGACACGCTGCTGGACGCGATGAAGGCGTCGGGATTGCCGTTCCTGCCGGGGGTCTCGACGACGTCCGAAGTGGTCGCGCTGCTGGAGCGCGGGGTCACCGACATGAAGTTCTTCCCGGCGGAGGCGGCGGGGGGCACGGCCTACCTCAAGGCGCTGTCCGCCCCACTCCCCCAGGCCAGGTTCTGCCCGACCGGCGGCATCTCCCTCACCTCGGCCCCCTCCTACCTGGCCCTGCCGAACGTCGGCTGTGTGGGCGGCAGTTGGATGGTCCCCGGTGACGCGGTGGCGGCCCGGGACTGGTCCCGGGTGGAGCGCCTGGCCGCCGAGGCGTCGGCGCTGCGCGGCTGA
- a CDS encoding bifunctional RNase H/acid phosphatase yields the protein MTQPRRFVVEADGGSRGNPGPAGYGAVVIDPATGETLAEAAEYIGVATNNVAEYKGLIAGLRAAKALVPDAPADGGPRVHVRMDSKLVVEQMSGRWKIKHPDMKPLAAEAARILPASAVTYEWIPREKNKHADRLANEAMDAGKRGRQWEPSSSTADLDSPRSSVAAALPPVSGPPGDAAAGAARARAALNRPAASGELNRPAPSATATPQVGWGAAPDLGAPATFVLLRHGETALTPEKRFSGSGGTDPELSAVGRGQAEHAAEAFAARGTVQEIVSSPLRRCRETAGAVAARLGLEVRIEDGLRETDFGVWEGLTFGEVRERYGADLDAWLASAKAAPTGGGESFAEVARRVAATRDRLVSRYAGRTVLLVTHVTPIKTLVRLALGAPPESLFRMELSAASVSAVAYYADGNASVRLLNDTSHLR from the coding sequence ATGACGCAGCCGCGCCGGTTCGTCGTCGAGGCCGACGGAGGCTCCCGGGGCAACCCGGGGCCCGCCGGTTACGGCGCGGTCGTCATCGACCCGGCGACCGGGGAGACGCTGGCCGAGGCCGCCGAGTACATCGGCGTCGCGACGAACAACGTCGCCGAGTACAAGGGCCTCATCGCCGGACTCCGGGCCGCGAAGGCGCTGGTGCCGGACGCCCCGGCCGACGGCGGGCCGCGGGTGCACGTCCGGATGGACTCCAAGCTGGTCGTGGAACAGATGTCGGGCCGCTGGAAGATCAAGCACCCGGACATGAAGCCGCTCGCGGCCGAGGCGGCGCGCATCCTGCCCGCCTCCGCCGTCACCTACGAGTGGATCCCGCGCGAGAAGAACAAGCACGCGGACCGGCTCGCCAACGAGGCGATGGACGCGGGCAAGCGCGGCAGGCAGTGGGAGCCGTCGTCCTCGACGGCAGACCTCGACAGCCCGAGGTCCTCGGTGGCCGCCGCTCTCCCGCCGGTCTCCGGACCGCCCGGCGACGCGGCGGCCGGTGCGGCCAGGGCACGGGCGGCGCTGAACCGCCCCGCGGCCTCCGGGGAGCTGAACCGTCCCGCCCCCTCCGCCACGGCCACCCCGCAGGTCGGCTGGGGCGCCGCCCCGGACCTCGGCGCACCCGCCACCTTCGTGCTGCTCCGCCACGGCGAGACCGCCCTCACTCCGGAGAAGCGGTTCTCCGGAAGCGGCGGCACCGACCCCGAGCTCTCCGCCGTCGGCCGCGGGCAGGCCGAGCACGCCGCCGAGGCCTTCGCGGCCCGGGGGACGGTGCAGGAGATCGTCAGCTCCCCGCTGCGCCGCTGCCGCGAGACGGCCGGCGCCGTCGCCGCCCGGCTGGGTCTGGAGGTCCGGATCGAGGACGGGCTGCGCGAGACGGACTTCGGTGTCTGGGAGGGCCTGACGTTCGGTGAGGTCAGGGAGCGGTACGGCGCCGATCTGGACGCCTGGCTCGCCTCCGCGAAGGCGGCCCCCACCGGAGGCGGCGAGAGCTTCGCCGAGGTGGCCCGCCGCGTCGCCGCCACCCGTGACCGCCTCGTCAGCCGCTACGCAGGCCGTACGGTCCTGTTGGTCACGCACGTCACGCCCATCAAGACCCTCGTCCGGCTGGCGCTGGGCGCACCGCCGGAGTCGCTGTTCCGGATGGAGCTCTCGGCGGCCTCCGTGTCGGCCGTGGCCTACTACGCGGACGGCAACGCCTCCGTACGGCTGCTGAACGACACGTCCCACCTGCGGTAA
- a CDS encoding zinc ribbon domain-containing protein, which translates to MNAAPADQIRLLDVQALDQRLSQLAHRRNSLPEHAEIESLTADLAQLRDLLVASTTEESDTAREQTKAEHDVDQVRQRAARDQQRLDSGAVTSPKDLESLQREIVSLAKRQGDLEDVVLEVMERRESAQERVAELTDRVSAVQAKVDDATARRDAATQEIDTETATVTKEREVVAGSVPADLLKLYDKLRAQQGGVGAARLYQRRCEGCRLELNITEVNDVKAASPDTVLRCENCHRILVRTSDSGL; encoded by the coding sequence CTGAACGCCGCGCCCGCCGACCAGATCCGACTCCTCGACGTCCAGGCCCTCGACCAGCGCCTCTCCCAGCTTGCGCACCGGCGCAACTCCCTGCCCGAGCACGCCGAGATCGAGTCGCTCACGGCCGACCTCGCCCAGCTCCGTGACCTCCTCGTCGCCTCGACGACCGAGGAGAGCGACACCGCCCGCGAGCAGACCAAGGCGGAGCACGACGTCGACCAGGTGCGCCAGCGCGCCGCCCGCGACCAGCAGCGCCTGGACTCCGGCGCGGTCACCTCGCCCAAGGACCTGGAGAGCCTCCAGCGCGAGATCGTCTCCCTCGCCAAGCGCCAGGGTGACCTGGAGGACGTCGTCCTCGAGGTCATGGAGCGCCGCGAGTCCGCCCAGGAGCGGGTCGCCGAGCTGACCGACCGGGTCTCCGCCGTGCAGGCCAAGGTCGACGACGCCACCGCCCGCCGGGACGCCGCGACCCAGGAGATCGACACGGAGACCGCGACGGTCACCAAGGAGCGCGAGGTCGTCGCCGGCTCCGTCCCCGCGGACCTGCTCAAGCTGTACGACAAGCTCCGCGCCCAGCAGGGCGGGGTGGGCGCCGCCCGCCTCTACCAGCGCCGCTGCGAGGGCTGCCGTCTCGAGCTCAACATCACCGAGGTCAACGACGTGAAGGCCGCGTCCCCCGACACGGTGCTGCGCTGCGAGAACTGCCACCGCATCCTGGTCCGCACCTCGGACTCGGGCCTGTAA
- a CDS encoding Nif3-like dinuclear metal center hexameric protein — MPRLSEVIAELDALWPPERAEGWDAVGTVCGDPDAGVDRVLFAVDPVQEIADEALKLGAQLIVTHHPLYLRGTTTVAAGTFKGRVVHTLIKHDVALHVAHTNADSADPGVSDALAGALDLRIERPLVPDPTDPAGRRGLGRICTLDHPETLGAFAARAAARLPATAQGIRLAGDPEALVRTVAVSGGSGDSLFDAVRAAGVDAFLTADLRHHPASEAVQHSSLGLVDAAHWATEWPWCEQAAAQLDAISDRHGWDLRVHVSKQVTDPWTTHHSSGAPN, encoded by the coding sequence GTGCCCCGTCTGTCTGAAGTCATCGCCGAGCTCGACGCCCTGTGGCCGCCCGAGCGGGCCGAAGGATGGGACGCGGTCGGCACCGTCTGCGGTGACCCGGACGCCGGGGTCGACCGCGTGCTCTTCGCCGTCGACCCCGTACAGGAGATCGCGGACGAGGCGCTGAAGCTCGGCGCCCAGCTGATCGTCACCCACCACCCGCTCTATCTGCGCGGTACGACGACGGTCGCGGCCGGCACCTTCAAGGGCCGGGTCGTGCACACCCTCATCAAGCACGACGTCGCCCTGCACGTGGCCCACACCAACGCGGACTCCGCGGACCCCGGCGTCTCCGACGCCCTGGCCGGCGCCCTCGACCTGCGCATCGAGCGGCCCCTCGTCCCGGACCCCACCGACCCCGCGGGCCGTCGCGGCCTCGGCCGGATCTGCACGCTCGACCACCCCGAGACCCTCGGCGCCTTCGCCGCCCGCGCCGCAGCCCGGCTGCCCGCGACCGCGCAGGGCATCCGCCTGGCGGGCGACCCGGAGGCCCTCGTGCGGACCGTCGCCGTGAGCGGCGGATCGGGCGACAGCCTCTTCGACGCGGTGCGCGCCGCCGGGGTCGACGCCTTCCTCACCGCGGACCTGCGCCACCACCCGGCCTCCGAGGCCGTCCAGCACTCGTCGCTCGGCCTGGTCGATGCCGCACACTGGGCCACCGAGTGGCCGTGGTGCGAACAGGCCGCCGCACAGCTCGACGCGATTTCCGACCGCCACGGATGGGACCTGCGGGTCCACGTCTCGAAGCAGGTCACCGACCCCTGGACCACCCACCACTCTTCTGGAGCCCCCAACTGA
- a CDS encoding ABC transporter substrate-binding protein yields MSLRRRGTAAVGLAVVAALSLSACGSDDGGSGASGTSEAGGDKKAAVATGGKDFGDAAKKTAGYGTDAPAGTFPRTITHAMGKTELKAAPKRVVVLDVGEFDNVVSLGVKPVGYAPSEGDAAIPSYLKKDAGDPKNVGTINNLNLEAIAGLKPDLILGSQLRAADKYDELSKIAPTVFSIRPGFTWKENYLLNAAALDKTAKAKSALGAYEANAKKLGEDIGPKKPVISMVRYLPDKIRLYAKASFIGTILDDAGLPRPENQQIDELAAEISPEKIDEADADWIFTGVYGDVKATKRDTTQANPLWKNLKAVKEGRAKNVSDETWYLGLGVTAADLVLDDLRADLVK; encoded by the coding sequence ATGTCCCTTCGTCGCCGCGGCACTGCCGCAGTCGGCCTGGCCGTAGTGGCCGCCCTCTCCCTGTCGGCCTGCGGGAGCGATGACGGCGGGTCCGGCGCCTCGGGCACCTCCGAGGCCGGCGGCGACAAGAAGGCCGCGGTCGCGACCGGCGGCAAGGACTTCGGTGACGCGGCGAAGAAGACCGCCGGGTACGGCACCGACGCCCCGGCGGGCACCTTCCCCCGCACCATCACGCATGCCATGGGCAAGACCGAGCTCAAGGCGGCGCCCAAGCGGGTCGTCGTCCTCGACGTCGGCGAGTTCGACAACGTCGTCTCGCTGGGTGTGAAGCCGGTGGGCTACGCCCCCTCCGAGGGTGACGCGGCGATCCCGTCGTACCTCAAGAAGGACGCGGGCGACCCGAAGAACGTCGGCACGATCAACAACCTCAACCTTGAGGCGATCGCCGGACTCAAGCCGGACCTGATCCTCGGCAGCCAGCTGCGCGCCGCGGACAAGTACGACGAGCTGTCGAAGATCGCGCCGACCGTGTTCTCCATCCGTCCGGGCTTCACCTGGAAGGAGAACTACCTCCTCAACGCCGCGGCGCTCGACAAGACCGCCAAGGCGAAGTCGGCGCTCGGCGCCTACGAGGCGAACGCGAAGAAGCTCGGCGAGGACATCGGCCCGAAGAAGCCGGTCATCTCCATGGTCCGCTACCTGCCGGACAAGATCCGCCTCTACGCCAAGGCCTCCTTCATCGGCACCATCCTCGACGACGCCGGCCTGCCGCGGCCCGAGAACCAGCAGATCGACGAGCTCGCCGCGGAGATCAGCCCGGAGAAGATCGACGAGGCGGACGCCGACTGGATCTTCACCGGTGTCTACGGCGACGTGAAGGCCACCAAGCGCGACACCACCCAGGCCAACCCGCTGTGGAAGAACCTCAAGGCCGTCAAGGAAGGCCGGGCGAAGAACGTGTCCGACGAGACCTGGTACCTGGGCCTCGGCGTCACGGCCGCCGACCTGGTCCTCGACGACCTGCGTGCGGACCTCGTGAAGTAA